The following coding sequences lie in one Vibrio casei genomic window:
- the pncB gene encoding nicotinate phosphoribosyltransferase: protein MTDSLPEKHHPIITSLLDTDAYKLHMQQAVFHQYPNVDVVAEFHCRSQEDLRPYLNEIHDQISYLCQLNFQSDELDYLSKLPFFQPDYIDYLKTFQFNIEQVTLDNQGEQLAITIEGKWLDVILWEVPLLAIISEIRGRTRYPNVTTQDATSRLHQKLYQFEHQTQDLDLTGFSLIDFGTRRRFSKSIQAKIVDELVEHFPYFNGTSNYYLAFTRGLNPVGTQAHEWFQAHQQLSGELADSQQLALHTWLQEYPDSLGIALTDCINMDAFLRDFSPALAHAFIGLRHDSGDPIAWGEKAIAHYQHLSIDPKEKLLVFSDGLSLEKATEIYRHFVNRVQTSFGIGTKLTCDIPEVTSLNIVLKLTACQGKPVAKISDEPGKSLCRDDDYLLRLKQAFHLAS from the coding sequence ATGACTGACTCACTTCCCGAGAAACACCATCCTATCATTACATCCTTATTGGATACCGACGCTTATAAGTTGCATATGCAGCAAGCGGTTTTTCATCAATATCCCAATGTCGATGTGGTGGCTGAATTTCACTGTCGAAGCCAAGAAGATTTACGCCCTTATCTTAATGAAATTCACGATCAAATCTCTTACTTATGCCAATTAAATTTTCAAAGTGATGAACTTGATTATTTATCTAAGCTCCCTTTTTTCCAGCCTGACTATATTGATTACCTTAAAACTTTTCAGTTTAATATAGAGCAAGTCACGCTCGATAACCAAGGAGAACAACTTGCGATTACCATTGAGGGAAAATGGCTTGATGTGATTTTGTGGGAAGTTCCATTATTAGCAATTATCAGTGAAATTCGAGGTCGAACTCGTTATCCGAATGTTACGACACAAGACGCTACGTCACGTTTGCATCAAAAGCTTTATCAGTTTGAACATCAAACACAAGATCTCGATTTAACTGGCTTTTCTTTAATTGATTTTGGTACTCGTCGCCGTTTTTCAAAGTCTATACAAGCAAAAATTGTTGATGAATTAGTCGAACACTTTCCATATTTTAATGGCACATCAAACTACTACTTGGCCTTTACCCGAGGCTTAAATCCTGTTGGCACACAAGCCCATGAATGGTTTCAAGCCCATCAACAATTAAGTGGTGAACTCGCCGACTCACAACAGTTAGCACTGCACACTTGGCTACAAGAATACCCAGATTCACTCGGTATCGCACTGACCGATTGCATAAATATGGACGCTTTTTTAAGAGACTTCTCGCCCGCCTTAGCGCACGCTTTTATTGGTTTACGTCATGATAGTGGCGATCCTATAGCATGGGGTGAAAAAGCCATTGCGCATTATCAGCACTTGAGCATCGACCCAAAAGAAAAGTTATTGGTCTTCTCTGATGGACTTTCGCTTGAAAAAGCCACCGAAATCTATCGTCATTTTGTAAACCGCGTACAAACCAGCTTTGGTATTGGCACGAAACTCACTTGCGATATTCCTGAAGTGACCAGTTTAAACATCGTCTTAAAGCTCACGGCTTGCCAAGGCAAACCAGTCGCTAAAATTTCGGATGAACCTGGTAAGAGTTTATGTCGAGATGACGATTACTTACTTAGACTAAAACAAGCTTTTCATTTGGCTTCATAA
- a CDS encoding IS3 family transposase (programmed frameshift), whose amino-acid sequence MKHYSAQSKESALQKMMPPNNIAIAQLSIEMGIGESTLYNWRKQAIDKGHLVPGDGKNAEQWSSANKFSVVLETASLNQAELAEYCRGKGLYVEQVSAWRNACIDANANVKEQEKAFSTETKKDKKQINQLEKELRRKDKALAETAALLVLRKKAKCDLGGSRGRMILDSARIQAVKLVNEAVSSGAPKFKACRELGISVRTYQRWTVDGNIKTDGRPISQRPEPKNKLSKAERDNILAIVNSDDFKSLPPSQIVPTLADEGIYLASESTYYRVLHEEKQQNARGRSQIKERKVPTTHCATGPNQVWCWDITWLPGPAKGLHFYLYLILDIFSRKIVGWEIHDDESAENASILIKKAHLKEGVKDNPLVLHSDNGSPMKGSSMLETLYSLGVVSSFNRPRVSNDNAYAESIFKTCKYRPDYPYKGFSTIDEARSWVLKFSHWYNFNHKHSGIKYVSPHQRHSGLAGDILANRKEVYQGAKDAHPERWSGNIRNWDLPKEVYLNPEQNSVKAESA is encoded by the exons ATGAAACATTATTCAGCGCAAAGCAAAGAGTCGGCTCTTCAGAAGATGATGCCTCCAAATAATATAGCAATAGCCCAATTATCAATCGAGATGGGGATTGGTGAATCAACCTTGTATAATTGGCGAAAACAAGCAATTGATAAGGGGCATTTAGTGCCAGGTGATGGAAAGAATGCTGAGCAGTGGTCATCAGCAAATAAATTCTCAGTCGTGTTGGAAACAGCCTCTTTAAATCAAGCTGAGTTAGCGGAATATTGCCGAGGCAAAGGTCTTTATGTGGAACAAGTATCGGCTTGGCGAAATGCGTGTATAGATGCAAACGCTAACGTTAAAGAGCAAGAAAAAGCCTTCTCCACCGAAACAAAGAAAGATAAAAAACAGATCAATCAATTAGAAAAGGAGCTACGTCGAAAAGATAAGGCACTCGCTGAAACCGCAGCACTATTGGTGTTAAGAAAAAAAGCAA AATGCGATCTGGGGGGAAGCCGAGGACGAATGATCCTCGACTCAGCTCGCATTCAAGCAGTTAAACTAGTTAATGAAGCTGTGAGTTCTGGTGCGCCAAAGTTTAAAGCTTGCCGTGAACTTGGGATCAGTGTCCGGACGTATCAACGTTGGACTGTTGACGGGAACATAAAAACAGATGGTAGACCAATATCTCAGCGCCCTGAGCCAAAAAATAAGCTATCAAAAGCAGAGAGAGATAACATATTAGCCATCGTTAATAGCGATGATTTTAAGAGCTTACCACCAAGCCAAATCGTCCCTACATTAGCAGATGAGGGTATTTATCTTGCTTCTGAATCAACATATTATCGTGTTCTTCATGAAGAAAAACAGCAAAACGCTCGCGGACGTAGTCAGATAAAAGAGAGAAAAGTACCGACGACACACTGTGCTACAGGGCCAAACCAAGTGTGGTGTTGGGATATTACTTGGTTACCAGGCCCCGCTAAAGGGCTGCATTTTTATTTATATTTGATACTCGATATATTTAGTCGAAAGATTGTTGGATGGGAAATTCATGATGACGAATCAGCAGAAAATGCATCAATATTAATTAAGAAAGCTCATTTAAAAGAAGGAGTTAAAGATAATCCTCTGGTACTGCATTCGGATAATGGAAGCCCAATGAAAGGCTCATCAATGCTTGAAACACTTTATAGTTTAGGTGTCGTGTCGTCTTTTAATCGTCCTAGGGTGAGCAATGATAATGCTTATGCTGAGTCGATATTTAAAACGTGTAAATATCGCCCTGACTATCCGTATAAAGGGTTTTCAACAATTGATGAGGCGCGTAGTTGGGTGTTGAAATTTAGCCACTGGTATAATTTTAACCACAAACATAGTGGCATCAAATACGTCAGCCCACATCAAAGGCATTCAGGATTAGCGGGTGACATATTGGCTAATAGAAAAGAAGTTTATCAAGGTGCTAAAGATGCTCACCCTGAGCGCTGGAGCGGTAATATCCGTAATTGGGATTTACCAAAAGAAGTGTACTTAAACCCTGAACAAAATAGTGTCAAGGCTGAGAGTGCATAA
- the dapD gene encoding 2,3,4,5-tetrahydropyridine-2,6-dicarboxylate N-succinyltransferase → MANFALAFGTATKNRDGKIIEAFFPNPIINPSDALVAAVAQVSGYSKGNQVIEISPEVAGELSTAFAANADVANADFAEKAVQSSQPFVLVILATDEQPTSVAEGFLKLQLISHRLAKPHGIVLDGIFGLLHNIAWTNQGPIDLPELASRQIEARLKGEVITVDCVDKFPKMVDYIVPTGVRIADTSRVRLGAHVGEGTTVMHEGFINFNAGTTGISMVEGRISAGVMVGEGSDIGGGASIMGTLSGGGKVVIKIGENSLLGANAGLGFPLGDRCTIESGLYITAGTKVTMLDASGNEVEIVKARDLSGKPDLLFRRNSITGKIECLTNKSAVELNSELHSNN, encoded by the coding sequence ATGGCTAATTTCGCCCTTGCCTTTGGCACCGCAACGAAAAACCGCGATGGAAAAATCATCGAAGCATTCTTCCCTAATCCAATTATTAACCCATCAGATGCTTTAGTCGCAGCTGTTGCTCAAGTATCGGGATATTCTAAAGGTAATCAAGTCATTGAAATCAGCCCTGAAGTTGCTGGCGAGCTTTCAACCGCTTTTGCCGCGAATGCCGATGTTGCAAATGCGGACTTTGCTGAAAAAGCCGTTCAATCATCGCAACCATTCGTACTTGTTATCCTTGCGACGGATGAACAACCAACATCGGTTGCTGAAGGCTTCTTAAAACTGCAATTAATTTCTCACCGTTTAGCGAAACCACACGGCATTGTCCTTGATGGTATTTTTGGCCTACTACACAATATTGCATGGACTAATCAAGGCCCTATTGATCTACCTGAATTAGCTTCTCGTCAGATAGAAGCTCGCTTAAAAGGCGAAGTGATCACTGTCGATTGTGTGGATAAATTCCCGAAAATGGTCGATTACATTGTTCCAACTGGCGTTCGTATTGCTGATACATCTCGTGTTCGTCTTGGCGCACATGTGGGCGAAGGTACAACCGTTATGCATGAAGGTTTCATTAACTTCAATGCAGGCACAACCGGTATCAGCATGGTAGAAGGACGCATTTCTGCTGGTGTTATGGTGGGTGAAGGTTCTGATATTGGCGGTGGCGCATCAATTATGGGTACGCTTTCTGGTGGTGGTAAAGTTGTAATCAAGATTGGCGAAAACAGTCTACTTGGGGCAAATGCTGGATTAGGTTTCCCACTAGGCGATCGTTGCACAATTGAATCTGGCTTATACATTACCGCAGGTACTAAAGTCACCATGCTTGATGCATCTGGCAATGAAGTCGAAATCGTTAAAGCTCGCGATTTATCAGGTAAACCGGATCTACTATTCCGCCGTAATTCAATAACAGGCAAGATTGAATGTTTAACCAATAAATCTGCGGTTGAATTAAACAGTGAGCTACACTCGAATAATTAA